A genomic segment from Glycine soja cultivar W05 chromosome 18, ASM419377v2, whole genome shotgun sequence encodes:
- the LOC114396966 gene encoding pentatricopeptide repeat-containing protein At2g42920, chloroplastic-like codes for MSRIALLAISLKPMISGYVRNKRLMEALELFRKMQRQRVQPSEFTMVSLLGACAHLGALQHGEWVHDYVKKGHFELNVIVLTSIIDMHCKCGAIVKGIQGQSNTHNICGVVYLAMMLEP; via the coding sequence ATGTCCAGAATTGCTTTACTCGCAATTAGTTTAAAACCTATGATTAGTGGATATGTTAGGAATAAGAGGCTCATGGAGGCATTGGAGCTTTTTCGCAAGATGCAGAGACAAAGGGTTCAGCCTAGTGAATTTACAATGGTGAGTCTGTTAGGTGCTTGTGCTCACTTAGGAGCACTTCAACATGGGGAGTGGGTTCATGATTATGTAAAAAAGGGTCATTTTGAGTTGAATGTCATTGTTCTCACATCAATTATTGACATGCACTGCAAGTGTGGAGCTATTGTAAAGGGTATTCAAGGGCAATCAAATACCCACAATATCTGTGGGGTGGTATATCTTGCAATGATGCTGGAACCATAA